A segment of the Robbsia sp. KACC 23696 genome:
GGTATCGGCCGCAGCGCGGAAGAATTGCAGTGGGACTTGAACTACCTGCTGCAACTCTGGCGCGCCGTCGAGGGCGCGGCCGAGAGCATGAAGGCGCCGCTGCTGATTTATCTCGAATCGAGCCTGGTGATCCGCGCGATCCGCGATTACTTCCAGCCGGATATCGGCGAAATCCTGATCGACACGCAGGAAATCGAGGAACAGGCCCGTGCCTTCATGAGCGTGGTCATGCCGGGCAGCATGGGCAAGGTCAAGCGTTATCACGACGACGTGCCGCTGTTCTCGCGCTTCCAGATCGAGCACCAGATCGAAACCGCGTATTCGCGTACCGTCCAGTTGCCGTCCGGCGGCGCGATCGTCATCGATCACACGGAAGCGTTGGTATCGATCGACGTCAACTCGGCGCGCGCGACCAAAGGCGCGGACATCGAGGAAACGGCGACCCGCACCAATCTGGAAGCCGCCGACGAAGTCGCGCGCCAGTTGCGGCTGCGCGACCTCGGCGGCCTGATCGTCATCGACTTCATCGATATGGAGTCGTCGAAGAGCCAGCGCGAAGTCGAGCAACGCCTGAAGGACGCGCTGCGCCATGACCGCGCCCGCGTGCAGATGGGCAAGATCTCGCGCTTCGGCCTGATGGAGCTGTCGCGCCAGCGCCTACGCCCCGCCCTGTCCGAAGGCAGCCACGTGACCTGCCCGCGTTGCAACGGCACCGGCCACATCCGCGATACCGAATCGTCGGCGCTGCAAGTGCTGCGCATCATTCAAGAAGAGGCGATGAAGGAAAACACCGCCGCGATCCACACCGAGGTACCGGTGGACGTGGCGGCTTTCCTGCTGAACGAGAAGCGCTCGGAGATCCATAAGATCGAAACGCGTTTCAAGGTCGCCGTCCTGATGATTCCGAACAAGCATCTGGATACGCCGCATTACAAGCTGGAGCGTCTGCGTCACGACGACGCGCGTCTGGACGAGCCGCGCAGCAGCTACAAGATGGCGATTGCCGCGGCCCAGGCGCTGGAAGCGGAGAACACCGTCAGCCGCCGTGCCGTTGAGACCAAGCCGCGTCAGGAAGCGGCCGTCAAGGGCATCACGCCGGACCAACCGGCGCCGATCTCCTCGCGTGGCGAAGGTCTGGAGCAAGCCGCTCCGGCCAGCGCCGCGGTCGCGCCGGCCACGCCGGCGTCGGCACCCGCGGAAGCCGGGTTCTTCGGCTGGATCAAGCGTGCGCTCGGTCTGGGCGGTGGGTCCGGAAGCGCGGCAAGCAGCAACGCGGCGCCGCAACCCGCCACGCCGGCCGGCACGCAAGCCGCTCCGGGCAATGCCCGCGGCGAACGCAACGGCCGCGGTGAGCGCGGTAATCGTGGCGGCAATCGCGCCGATGGCGCGGAGCGTGGCGAACGCGGCGAGCGAGGTACCGGTGAACGCGGTGCAGCGCGCAACGGCGAGCGTGCCGAGCGCACGGACCGCGCGGCGGCGGCCAATGGCGCCGCACGCGAGGGCCAGAAACCGCGTAACGGGCGTCGCGACGAGCGCGCCGCCGGTGCACCGGTGAACGGTGCCAATGCGGCGGTGGGTGCCGTCGAAGGTAAGGAGGTCCGTGAAGGTCGCGAAGGACGTGAAGCACGCGAGCCGCGCGAAGGCCGCGAGCCGCGTGAGGGTCGCGAAGGCCGTGAACCGCGTACGGCGGCAAATGGTGCAGCGGCCGAGCGGCCGCGTCGCGAACGTCAGGAACGCGGCGAAGCGGGCGAACGGGTCGAGAAGGCCGAACGTCCGGATCGTCCGGAACGCGGCGAACGTCCGGCGCAAGCACGGGGCGAGCGACGTGAGCGTCGCCCGGCAGACGCCGTCGCAGCCGAACGGGGCGAAGCGGGCGCCGAAGCGACCGTGGATGCGTTGACGGCATCGGCGCAAGCCGGCGTGTCGACGCCGGTCGCCCACGAAGCCGATACGGCGCCGCGTGCGCCGAATCTGTCGACGGAGCCGGTGGAAGCGTTGGGCGCGGTCGCGATCGCCCACGACGCGCTGCCGGACCCGGCAACGGTGGCAGGCGATCTGCAGGCGGTGCAAGGCGAGCGGGCCGACGGCCCGCGTGACGGCGAGGAACGCCGTCGCCGCCGACGCGGTCGTCGTGGCGGTCGTCGTGAGCGCGAGGAAGACCAGGCCGAGCGTGACTCCCAAGGCGACGGCGTATCGGAAGACGGTGCGTCGGGCAATGTGAACCACGCGGCCGATCTCGCTGAAGGCGATGGCCATCTGGCACCGACGACGCCGACACCCGCACCGGCACCGGCAAGCGCCGCGCACACCGAATCGGCTCCGGTCGCTTCGGCGCAGGCAACCCCGGCCCCCGCCGATGGCGTCGTCGCGCACGCACCGAGCGCGTACGGCGTACCGGCGCATGCCCCGTCCGTCGAGCCGGCGGTGGCAGCGACAGCCGTTCCGGCCACCCACGCCGAACCGACGCCCGTTGCCGCGGAGACGCCCGCACCGGCGCATGCCGTGCCCGACGTGACGCCGGCGACGCCGTCGCGCGACGCGGCGCATGCCGAGGCGCATACGCAGCTGACATCGACATCGGATGCGGCCTTGTCGTTGGCTGCGGCCACCTCGCTGGCGACCCCGGCGGGCGACGCCGTCCGTGCCGAAGCGGCGGCCCCGTCGCAGCCGGCCGACATCGCGGCTGCACCGGCGACGCCGGTTCAGCACGAGGCGGTCGTCGCTGCCGCAGCGACGCCAGTCGCCGCCGAGCCGGTGGCACGGGCCGAAGCGGAACCGGTGGCGGTCGTGCCGGCGGCAACGCCGGCCAAGGCAGTCAGCATCGATCCGCAGCACTTCGAGCCGATGTTGGCCGAAGCCGGCCTCACGTGGGTCAACACCGATGCCGCCAAATGGCGCGCGGCAGCCGATGCGGCCGCCAGCGTTGCACCGGTCGCGCATGCGCCGAGACAGCGCAAGTCGCAGCCTGCCGTGTCGAGCGAGCCGCTCGTGCAAGTTGAGACACAAGGCCGTGTCTCGAACGACAGCGGCACGCCGAACGCCTAAACCGCGTCGATCGACCGGGTGCGGTGCGTCGTAGCGCCGCACCCGGTCGGGCCTGCCACGCGGCAGCCCGAGACGGAAAATCTCAAAAAGCCCGGTACGGCACCCGCTGTATCGGGCTTTTTACCGTATACAGTTGTGCTGGAAGTACAGTCTCAGCCCCTGAAGGAAACGCTTCCCGTAGAATAAAACCATCAGCAAGGCAAGCCAGACATCCGACGCATCCGAGACGCACCGTGCAGAAGGTCATACCGATCCAAGCGATTTCCCCCGCCCATACGCCTTCGCAAGACGGCCCGGGCGCTTCCGACACGACCGCGGCCTTATTGCGCCATGCGATCGCGTTACCGGTGGCGATGGCCCAACAGGGCGTGCGGGACCGTCTCGATCGGCCGATGCGCGATCTGCGCATCTCGGTCACGGACCGCTGCAACTTCCGTTGCGTCTACTGCATGCCCAAGGCCACCTTCGGCAAGGACTTCGCTTTTCTGCCGCAGCAGTCGCTGCTGCGGTTCGAGGAAATCGAGCGCATCGCCCGTGCCGGCGCCGCGTTGGGCGTACGCAAGATCCGGCTGACCGGTGGCGAGCCGTTGCTGCGCAAGAATATCGAACAGTTGATCGAGAAGCTGGCAGCCATCCGCACGCCCGACGGCCGCTCGCTCGAACTCGCGATGACGACGAATGGCGCGCTGCTGCGCCGCAAGGCACGCAGTCTCGCCGACGCGGGATTGAACCGCGTCACGGTGAGCCTGGACGCGCTCGACGATGCGATCTTTCGCGGCATGAACGATGTCGACTTTCCCGTCGCCGACGTGCTCGATGGGATCGATGCCGCGCGCGAGGCCGGTCTGGCCCCGCTCAAGATCAATATGGTGGTCAAACGCGGCGTCAATGAAGATCAGATTCTGCCGATGGCGCGCTACTTCCACGGTAGCGGTGCGATCCTGCGTTTCATCGAATATATGGACGTCGGCGAAACCAACGGCTGGCAGCGGGACCACACGCTGCCGTCGCGCAATATTATCGATACCGTCGGTGCCGCCCTCCCGTTGATTCCGGTGGGCCGTCATCATGCATCGGAGCCGGCCGAGCGTTGGCGTTATGTCGATGGCGGCGGTGAAATCGGCGTCATCTCTAGCGTCACGCATGCGTTCTGCGGGGATTGCACCCGTGCGCGGCTGTCTACCGAAGGCGCGCTGTATCATTGCCTTTTCGCTACCCGCGGCTATGACCTGCGCGCGCTCGTGCGCGACCCCTCGGTCGATGATGCGCAACTGACCGCCGTACTGGCCGGGTTGTGGCAAGGTCGGGACGATCGTTACTCCGAACTGCGCGGTCGTCAGCCGGCCGACCCCGCCGCCCCGAAAGGAAACGCACGTCGAATCGAGATGTCCTATATCGGCGGTTGACGTCGACGATCGCCTGGCTGCCGCGGAGCGCCCTATCGCTGCCGCGCAAAAGGCTGATCGCGCAGGCCATACTCACGCCGCTTACCGTGCAAGATGAAACGATGACCCCCTCCCCGCTCGATGCCATTCCCCGCGAAGCGATCACCGGCGTGATCCTGTGCGGTGGCCAGGGCAGCAGAATGGGGGGCATCGACAAGGGCTGGATCGACTTCGACGGGCAGCCGCTGGTGCAGCACGCCCTGGCCCGATTCGCGCCGCAGGTCGGCACGCTGCTAATCAGCGCCAATCGCAATATCGACCGTTATGCGGCGCTCGCACCGGTCGTGACGGACACGGAGCCCGATTTTCCCGGACCGCTGGCAGGCATCGTCGCGGCACTACACGCCACGACGACACCGTATCTCGCCTGCATTCCCTGCGATGTGCCGCGCTTGCCGAGCGATCTGGTGCAGGGTCTGGCGCACGGCTTGCTGTACCAAGCCGGCGAGGATGGCGCGGCGACCGTGGCCGTGGCCGCGACGCACGACACGACAGGCCGCCGCGTCCATCCCGTCATCGCGCTAATCGACCGCACCATCCTCGACAGCAGCGAAGCCGGGTTGCGACAAGGCGAACGCCGCATGATGTCGTGGCTCAGGCGCCACAACGGCCGGACTGTCGATTTTGCCGATTCGACCGCGTTCTACAATATCAACACGCCTGCGTTGCTGGAACATGCCAGCGACGCGACGCCATGACGCCCATCGGCGCTCCCTGACCTTGCCAGACACTTTGCCCTCTGCCGTGCCGCCTACCGCTCCAACCGCCGTGCCGCCTGCCTCTACCGACCTCGCCGCCGCGGCCCGTGCCGCAGCGGCGACCGGCACGCTGGCGTCGTATGTCGCGAGTTGTCTCAGCGCGGAAGACCCTGACGCCTTACATGTGGACGCGGCGCGGGAGATGTTGCGCGATGTGATGACCCCGGTGGCGCGGACCGAGACCGTCGGCTTGTTGCAGGCGCTCGGTCGCTCGTTGTCGGAAGCGATTCACGCGCCGATCGACGTGCCGTCTTTCGACAACGCCGCGATGGACGGCTATGCCTTCGACGGCACGCTGCTCGACGTCGATCCCCGCCCTGCCACGCTCACCTTGACGGTCGTCGGCCAGGCCTACGCCGGACATCCGATGACGCGGACGGTGCGGGCCGGCGAATGCGCGCGCGTCATGACCGGCGCGCCGATGCCGCCCGGCACCGACACGCTGATTCCGCACGAATATGCCGTCGGCGTCGGCGCGACGCATGCCGACGATACGAACGATGTCGCGGACGTCGGCGGGCAAGCCGACCAAGCCGGCCAAACCGGGACGGCGGCTTCGGCCTATCCCGTGACGCGCGACGTCGTCTTGTCCACGGCCAATTTTCGCAAGGGCTCGAATCGACGGCGCGTCGGCGAGGACGTTCAGCGCGGACAGATCGTTTTTGAGACGGGACGCACATTGCGCGCGCCCGATCTCGGCGTGCTGGCGTCGCTGGGGATCGCATCGGTGCGCGTGCGCGCGCGGCTACGTGTCGCGTTTTTCTCCACTGGCGACGAACTCTATCCGGTAGGCAGTGACCTGCCCCCGGGCGGGCTGTACGATAGCAATCGCTACACGCTGCATGGCATGCTCACCCGGTTGGGCGTCGAAGCGATCGATCTGGGCGTGGTACGGGATGATCCGACGGCGCTCAGCGAAGCGCTACAGCGCGCCGCCGCGTGCGCCGATGCCGTCATCAGCTCGGGTGGGGTATCCGCTGGCGACGCCGATTTCGTGCGCGACGTCTTCAGCAAAGCGGGCGATATCGTATTCTGGAAGCTGGCGATGCGCCCCGGTCGGCCCTTTGCGTTTGGCCTGCTTTCATCGGCGACGGGACACGGCAACGCAAACGCGGCATGTGCCATTCCGTTTTTCGGTCTGCCCGGCAATCCGGTCGCCGTGGTGGCGAGCTTCTATCACATCGTCCGCGATGCGTTGCTGATCGCGATGGGGGCCGCGCCGCAAGCTCCGCCCCGCATCCGCGCCCGCCTGGAAGCAGGCGTTCGCAAGCGCGCCGGACGCACCGAGTTCGCGCGCGGCATCGCACGGCGCGGTCGCGCATTGCCGACCGGGCGTGAGCAGCATGACGTCGAGGCGGGCGCCGAATTCGACGCGGCGTCGGCGGACGAGGATTGGCGCGTCGCCTTGAGCGGCGCGCAAGGTTCTGGCGTTCTAAGCTCCATGAGCAAGGGCAATTGTTTTATCATCCTGCCGCACGACAGCGCCGATCTTCACGCGGGCGACTGGGTGGATATTGTTTTCTTTGAGGGTTTGATATGACAACGACTCCGCACTCCGACGACCAGTCGCAGGAGTCCGCGCCGGCATCGACACCGGATGCCACACCGAGCGACGCCCCGACGGCGGCGGCAAGTGCCGCGGCGGCACAGGGCCATCACCGCCATGACCTGTCGCATATGCTGTTTGCGCACTCGGTTCCGGGCACCGAGGTGAAGAAGCAAATTTCGTATATCGCACCGGGACAGACCGTTAAGGCGCTGATGTTGGCCTATCTGACGTTCAGCGTCCCGTTGGTGTTGTTGGCGCTGGTGCTGGGCTTTGTCCGCAACGGCGGCGAGATGGATATTCGCGGCGCCTTGGGCGCGCTGTTCAGCGCCTTGATCCTGAACGGCATCGTCGGCTTCGTCCTGCTGTGGATTGCCTGCCGCGCCTACAACTGGATCGCTTCGCGCTTCGGCGGTATCGAGATCACGCTCTCGGATCCGCCGAAGGACGTGTGACGCCCATCGCCTGGCTCAGGCCTCAGGCCTCGGGCGATGCAGCGGATGCACCCGTCGGCATCGCCGGGGTGTCGGGTGCGCTAGACCCCGCGTTCGCGGCCTCTGCCGTACCGGCATTCGGCGAAGACGACGCGGGATCGCCGGCATAGGATTCCGGTAAGGTACCCAGCGCCTGCGCGGCGGCATCACCGGGCAGCGCTTCGACCTGACGAAGCTTCTGGTGCATGACGCGCGTCCGCTGTTCGGCAAGGTCGATCGAACGCGTCACCGTTTCCAATTGGGCGCGCGTCTTTGCCAGCACGCTGCCGAACTTCGTGAACTCCGTCTTGACCGCGCCCAACACCTGCCATACCTCGCTGGAGCGCTGCTCGATGGCCAGCGTCCGGAACCCCATCTGCAGACTGTTCAACAGCGCGGTCAAGGTCGTCGGACCGGCGATGGTAATGCGATAGTCGCGTTGCAGCGCATCGCTCAAGCCCGGGCGTCGCAGCACTTCCGCATAAAGCCCCTCGGTCGGCAGAAACAGCAATGCGAAATCGGTCGTATGCGGCGGCGATACGTATTTCTCGGCAATCCGCCGAGCCTCGACGCGCACCCGGCCCTCCAGCGCCTTACCGGCTTCCTCGACAGCGACCGGATCGGCCCGATCCTGCGCCTCCACCAGCCGTTCGTAATCCTCACGCGGAAACTTCGCATCGATCGGCAGCCAGACGACGCCGGCGTCCCCGGCGCCGCGGCCCGCGGTGGCAGGCGTATGGCGCTCGGCCGCATCCAGCGCCGCACGGCCCGGCAGACGGATGGCGAACTCGACGCGCTCGCTGCTGCCCGGCACCGTGGCGACGTTACGGGCGAACTGTTCCTGCGTCAAAATCTGTTCGAGCAGGCCGCCCAATTGCACCTCGCCCCAGGTACCGCGCGTCTTCACATTGGTCAGTACCTTCTTCAGGTCGCCCACGCCCGCCGCCAGCGTCTGCATCTCGCCCAGGCCACGATGCACCTGCTCCAGCCGATCCGACACGAGCTTGAACGACTCGCCCAGCCGATGCTCGAGCGTCGCGTGCAATTTCTCGTCGACGGTCTGCCGCATCTCCTCCAGCTTGGCCGCATTACCGGCTTCGAGATCCTGAAGCTTGCGCTCCAACGTCGTGCGCATCTCCGCCATGCGTTGATCGTTGCCCTGCGCGAGATCGTGCAGGCGACGTTCGAGCGTTTCACTGACGTGGCGCAGACCCGCGGTCTGCTCCTCTCGTCCGATACGGGCCTGGTCGGCGAGCGTCACGCGCACGGCCTCGAGCTGCGCCGCATTGCTCTGCGTCAGCTGCGCGAGATCGCGGGCGAACCCATCCACTTTCTGGTTCTGCAAACTGGCCACGCTACTGAGCTGCGCCGCGACCGCTTGTTGAAACTGCGTCAGCACCCCGCTCGACTCGCTGCGGGCGATCCGCGCGGTCTCCGCGGCATCGCCACGCAAGGTGCGCTCGACGCGTTCGAGCTCGCGTTTCAGCAACTCGCTCGATCCGTGCAGGGCATCGCCGATCGTATCGAAGCGCTCGTCGAAGGCCGTACGCGCTTCCGCATCGGCAGCGTCATCGTCGCCGCGCGGCCGCCCGCCACGCATGATCGCGATCGCCGCGACGATCAGCGCCAGGACCGTCACCACTGCCATCGCCAGCGCTGCGCCGGCGATCTCCGTCATCGTCATCCTGCTTTATTCCTGTTCGATACCGGCTGCCGCACACGCGGCAGCCCCTGTCCCTGCGTTCAGGTCACTCCATCTGACCTACGCCTGCGCGCCGCCCGATGCGGGCCGATGAAGGCGCGCGTCGGGATTGACCACATTCGGCGGATTGCCGGCATGCGGCCCCACGCCGAGCGCCGCGATCAGATTGTCCGCCGCGAGATTCGCCATGGCCCGGCGCGTCGGAATACTGGCACTGCCGATATGCGGCGTCAGCACGACATTGTTCAATTCGAGCAGGCCCGGATGCAAGGCCGGCTCCCCTTCGAACACATCGAGCCCCGCACCGGCGATCCGCTTCTCGCGCAAAGCCGTCACCAGTGCCGCATCATCGACGATACCCCCGCGTGCGATATTCACCAAGGTCGCCGTCGGCTTCATCAACTGCAACTCGCGCGCGCCGATCAAATGGTGCGCCTGCGGGGTATAAGGCAGCACCAAAACCACGTGGTCGGCCTGACGCAGCAGCGTATCGCGATCGACCCACTCGGCGTGCAAGGCCTGCTCGATCTCCGGCGCCACCTGCGAGCGGTTGT
Coding sequences within it:
- a CDS encoding Rne/Rng family ribonuclease, with the protein product MKRMLFNATQQEELRVAIVDGQKLIDIDIETAGREQRKGNIYKGVITRIEPSLEACFVNYGEDRHGFLPFKEVARQYFREGVDMRTARIQDALREGQELIVQVEKEERGNKGAALTTFISLAGRYLVLMPNNPRGGGVSRRIEGDDRQELRETMAQLVCPEGMSMIARTAGIGRSAEELQWDLNYLLQLWRAVEGAAESMKAPLLIYLESSLVIRAIRDYFQPDIGEILIDTQEIEEQARAFMSVVMPGSMGKVKRYHDDVPLFSRFQIEHQIETAYSRTVQLPSGGAIVIDHTEALVSIDVNSARATKGADIEETATRTNLEAADEVARQLRLRDLGGLIVIDFIDMESSKSQREVEQRLKDALRHDRARVQMGKISRFGLMELSRQRLRPALSEGSHVTCPRCNGTGHIRDTESSALQVLRIIQEEAMKENTAAIHTEVPVDVAAFLLNEKRSEIHKIETRFKVAVLMIPNKHLDTPHYKLERLRHDDARLDEPRSSYKMAIAAAQALEAENTVSRRAVETKPRQEAAVKGITPDQPAPISSRGEGLEQAAPASAAVAPATPASAPAEAGFFGWIKRALGLGGGSGSAASSNAAPQPATPAGTQAAPGNARGERNGRGERGNRGGNRADGAERGERGERGTGERGAARNGERAERTDRAAAANGAAREGQKPRNGRRDERAAGAPVNGANAAVGAVEGKEVREGREGREAREPREGREPREGREGREPRTAANGAAAERPRRERQERGEAGERVEKAERPDRPERGERPAQARGERRERRPADAVAAERGEAGAEATVDALTASAQAGVSTPVAHEADTAPRAPNLSTEPVEALGAVAIAHDALPDPATVAGDLQAVQGERADGPRDGEERRRRRRGRRGGRREREEDQAERDSQGDGVSEDGASGNVNHAADLAEGDGHLAPTTPTPAPAPASAAHTESAPVASAQATPAPADGVVAHAPSAYGVPAHAPSVEPAVAATAVPATHAEPTPVAAETPAPAHAVPDVTPATPSRDAAHAEAHTQLTSTSDAALSLAAATSLATPAGDAVRAEAAAPSQPADIAAAPATPVQHEAVVAAAATPVAAEPVARAEAEPVAVVPAATPAKAVSIDPQHFEPMLAEAGLTWVNTDAAKWRAAADAAASVAPVAHAPRQRKSQPAVSSEPLVQVETQGRVSNDSGTPNA
- the moaA gene encoding GTP 3',8-cyclase MoaA, translating into MALPVAMAQQGVRDRLDRPMRDLRISVTDRCNFRCVYCMPKATFGKDFAFLPQQSLLRFEEIERIARAGAALGVRKIRLTGGEPLLRKNIEQLIEKLAAIRTPDGRSLELAMTTNGALLRRKARSLADAGLNRVTVSLDALDDAIFRGMNDVDFPVADVLDGIDAAREAGLAPLKINMVVKRGVNEDQILPMARYFHGSGAILRFIEYMDVGETNGWQRDHTLPSRNIIDTVGAALPLIPVGRHHASEPAERWRYVDGGGEIGVISSVTHAFCGDCTRARLSTEGALYHCLFATRGYDLRALVRDPSVDDAQLTAVLAGLWQGRDDRYSELRGRQPADPAAPKGNARRIEMSYIGG
- the mobA gene encoding molybdenum cofactor guanylyltransferase MobA, which translates into the protein MTPSPLDAIPREAITGVILCGGQGSRMGGIDKGWIDFDGQPLVQHALARFAPQVGTLLISANRNIDRYAALAPVVTDTEPDFPGPLAGIVAALHATTTPYLACIPCDVPRLPSDLVQGLAHGLLYQAGEDGAATVAVAATHDTTGRRVHPVIALIDRTILDSSEAGLRQGERRMMSWLRRHNGRTVDFADSTAFYNINTPALLEHASDATP
- the glp gene encoding gephyrin-like molybdotransferase Glp; protein product: MPDTLPSAVPPTAPTAVPPASTDLAAAARAAAATGTLASYVASCLSAEDPDALHVDAAREMLRDVMTPVARTETVGLLQALGRSLSEAIHAPIDVPSFDNAAMDGYAFDGTLLDVDPRPATLTLTVVGQAYAGHPMTRTVRAGECARVMTGAPMPPGTDTLIPHEYAVGVGATHADDTNDVADVGGQADQAGQTGTAASAYPVTRDVVLSTANFRKGSNRRRVGEDVQRGQIVFETGRTLRAPDLGVLASLGIASVRVRARLRVAFFSTGDELYPVGSDLPPGGLYDSNRYTLHGMLTRLGVEAIDLGVVRDDPTALSEALQRAAACADAVISSGGVSAGDADFVRDVFSKAGDIVFWKLAMRPGRPFAFGLLSSATGHGNANAACAIPFFGLPGNPVAVVASFYHIVRDALLIAMGAAPQAPPRIRARLEAGVRKRAGRTEFARGIARRGRALPTGREQHDVEAGAEFDAASADEDWRVALSGAQGSGVLSSMSKGNCFIILPHDSADLHAGDWVDIVFFEGLI